One Triticum dicoccoides isolate Atlit2015 ecotype Zavitan chromosome 5B, WEW_v2.0, whole genome shotgun sequence genomic window carries:
- the LOC119310613 gene encoding uncharacterized protein LOC119310613, translating to MSGLEVKREDDDSAEQRQKEWQVDNAEDNDGCWSIQIPHATSEGFLESRWRWSRDPRAARRPTASAPSPTTSSSSSSPASDAPPPPRAPPPSPAGGAGPASGPASAGSSSATCPSPRSKRRSAPPPAVSLLQIRITDKRLPEHSRPDSARVNSLLLAAARLQPEELAVALPSGLIHGTLALDHSCFQRTTSIVLDIFSVLLLVPAGVEFPALQKLSLLCCHPDLDLGSFIPCCPRLRTLWLDGFFFQEGVLSIDSASLQELVVDSEKGLAEHINIVAPMLKRFTMSFVSSGLSISVLAPMLDKVSWRCCYTRHSVWFGIWRLKEVLLRTADTQGQLLSLRIHLAAGLSFPNGEEGTFTHEIEKHMIANFSVLELYITREEHVYGAPVFHLLGMNQIRSAMQKLKVTLPGPAARRCSQNCRCRQPMGWRSQTISLTALEEVEINGFQGDCHELDVLKLIFRCAPMLKRMIVKLSYTASNSYYRSNKLFEIPGANSSVEFYVYLNSGLRYYGPKFLLS from the exons ATGTCGGGGTTGGAGGTCAAGCGTGAGGACGATGATTCGGCGGAGCAG AGACAAAAGGAGTGGCAAGTTGACAATGCAGAGGATAATGATGGTTGCTGGTCCATACAGATTCCTCATGCCACATCTGAAGGTTTTCTC GAATCCAGATGGAGATGGAGTCGAGAtccgcgcgccgcccgccgcccgaccGCATCAGCgccctccccgacgacctcctcctcctcatcctcccccGCCTcggatgcgccgccgccgccgcgcgcaccGCCGCCCTCTCCCGCCGGTGGCGCGGGGCCGGCCTCTGGCCCCGCCTCCGCCGGATCGTCCTCCGCGACGTGCCCTTCCCCTCGCTCGAAGCGGCGCTCGGCGCCCCCGCCCGCGGTTTCCCTCCTGCAAATCCGCATCACCGACAAGCGCCTCCCCGAGCACAGCCGGCCCGACTCCGCCCGCGTCAACTCGCTGCTGCTCGCCGCCGCGCGGCTCCAGCCGGAGGAGCTCGCCGTGGCCCTCCCCTCGGGCTTGATACACGGCACCCTCGCCCTCGACCACTCCTGCTTCCAGCGCACCACCTCCATCGTGCTGGACATCTTTTCCGTCCTCCTCCTCGTGCCCGCCGGCGTCGAGTTCCCCGCGCTCCAGAAGCTGTCCCTGCTGTGCTGCCACCCCGACCTCGACCTCGGCTCCTTCATCCCCTGCTGCCCCCGCCTGCGCACGCTCTGGCTTGACGGCTTCTTCTTCCAAGAGGGCGTCCTCAGCATCGACTCTGCGTCGCTGCAGGAGCTTGTCGTGGACAGCGAGAAGGGATTGGCAGAGCATATCAACATTGTTGCCCCCATGCTCAAGCGATTTACCATGTCCTTCGTCTCCTCGGGGCTCAGCATCTCCGTCTTGGCACCAATGCTCGACAAGGTCTCATGGCGCTGCTGCTATACCAGACACTCTGTTTGGTTTGGTATTTGGCGACTAAAAGAGGTGTTGCTACGGACTGCAGACACACAAGGACAACTCCTCTCGCTGCGCATTCATCTTGCAGCC GGTCTGTCTTTTCCTAACGGCGAAGAGGGCACCTTTACGCATGAGATCGAGAAGCATATGATTGCCAACTTCTCTGTTTTGGAGCTATATATCACAAGGGAGGAGCATGTTTATGGAGCACCCGTGTTTCATCTCCTAGGGATGAACCAAATTCGTAGTGCTATGCAGAAGCTTAAGGTCACTCTACCGGGACCAGCG GCGAGAAGATGCTCACAAAATTGTAGATGTCGCCAGCCCATGGGCTGGAGATCCCAAACTATCTCCTTGACTGCTCTCGAAGAAGTGGAGATCAACGGCTTCCAAGGAGACtgtcatgagcttgatgtcttgaaACTGATATTCAGATGTGCGCCAATGCTTAAAAGAATGATTGTGAAGCTATCATATACGGCCTCAAATAGTTACTATAGAAGCAATAAACTATTTGAGATCCCCGGGGCTAATTCATCTGTGGAGTTCTATGTCTATCTTAACTCCG GTTTACGGTATTACGGGCCAAAATTCCTGTTGAGTTGA